A single genomic interval of Bradyrhizobium sp. sBnM-33 harbors:
- the dnaE gene encoding DNA polymerase III subunit alpha, with product MSSAGFVHLHVHSAYSLLKGSIKIAKLGELAKADRQPALALTDTDNMFGALEFSDKMAGYGIQPIVGCELAVDFGDQDPNARNALAATPSRIVLLAARERGYRSLMRLNSRAFLETPVHQSPHIKLEWLEGDAEDLIALTGGPDGPISLALNADHAALAAARIDRLANLFGDRLYVELQRHGVDKERRVEAGLIDLAYAKGLPLVATNEPYFASNDDYEAHDALLCIAGGKLIAETDREQLTPDHRFKTRAEMAVLFADIPEALASTIEIAERCSFRPKTRKPILPRFTVGAGSGSDAATEEAAELKRQAEEGLARRLQVHGLSPGTTEEEYHKRLAFEIDVINRMNYAGYFLIVSDFIKWAKAHDIPVGPGRGSGAGSLVAYALTITDLDPIRFGLLFERFLNPERVSMPDFDIDFCQDRRGEVIDYVQQRYGRDQVAQIITFGTLQARGVLRDVGRVLQMPYGQVDKLTKLVPQNPAAPVTLAQAIEGEPKLQAFRDEDPVVARAFDIAQRLEGLTRHASTHAAGIVIGDRPLSELVPLYRDPKSDMPVTQFNMKWVEPAGLVKFDFLGLKTLTVLDVAVKLLKQRNIHVDLATLPIDDAPSYQMLARGDVVGVFQVESQGMRRALIDMRPDRFEDIIALVALYRPGPMANIPTYCARKHGDEEPEYLHPILEPILKETFGVIIYQEQVMQIAQVMAGYSLGDADLLRRAMGKKIRAEMEKQRAIFVAGAVKNGVPKGQADTIFELLAKFADYGFNKSHAAAYALVSYHTAYMKAHYPVEFLAASMTLELNNTDKLSEFRAEAQRLGIKVEAPNINRSGATFEVGEKTIYYALAALKGVGLQAVEQIVEERKKGAFTSLADFAARVNPRAINKRVIESLAAAGAFDTLESNRARVFAGADAILAACQRSHEAATIGQNDMFGNAADAPTIMLPQIEPWLPAEKLRREYDAVGFFLSGHPLDDYATVLKRLRVQSWAEFSRAVKTGATAGRVAATVVSRMERRTKTGNKMGIMGLSDPTGHFEAVLFSEGLAQYRDVLEPGAAVLLQLGAELQGEDVRARVLHAEPLDDAAAKTQKGLRIFVRDTKPLDSIARRLNMPEASAQNGPGKGLPAKPAPAPSGGADGDVSLVIMLDLQTEVEMKLPGRFKVSPQIAGAIKAVAGVVDVQTL from the coding sequence ATGTCCAGTGCCGGATTCGTTCATCTCCACGTTCATTCGGCCTATTCGCTGCTGAAGGGCTCCATCAAGATCGCCAAGCTCGGCGAACTGGCGAAAGCCGACCGCCAGCCAGCCCTGGCGCTGACCGACACCGACAACATGTTCGGAGCGCTGGAATTCTCCGACAAGATGGCCGGCTACGGTATCCAGCCGATCGTCGGCTGCGAGCTCGCGGTCGATTTCGGCGACCAGGATCCCAACGCCCGTAATGCGCTGGCCGCCACGCCGTCGCGAATCGTGCTGCTGGCGGCGCGCGAGCGCGGTTACCGCAGTCTGATGCGGCTGAACTCGCGAGCGTTTTTGGAAACGCCGGTCCATCAATCGCCGCACATCAAGCTCGAATGGCTGGAGGGCGATGCCGAGGATTTGATCGCGCTGACCGGCGGCCCCGACGGCCCGATTTCGCTGGCGCTCAATGCCGATCACGCGGCGCTCGCAGCCGCTCGTATCGACCGGCTGGCAAACCTGTTCGGCGATCGCCTCTATGTCGAATTGCAGCGCCACGGCGTCGACAAGGAACGTCGCGTCGAGGCCGGCCTGATCGATCTTGCCTACGCCAAGGGCCTGCCGCTGGTCGCGACCAACGAGCCTTATTTTGCGTCGAACGACGACTATGAAGCCCATGATGCGTTGTTGTGCATCGCCGGCGGCAAGCTGATCGCGGAGACCGATCGCGAGCAGCTCACGCCTGACCACCGCTTCAAGACCCGCGCCGAAATGGCGGTGCTGTTTGCCGACATTCCGGAAGCGCTGGCCTCCACGATCGAGATCGCCGAGCGCTGCTCGTTCCGGCCAAAGACGCGAAAGCCGATCCTGCCGCGTTTCACCGTCGGCGCCGGATCGGGCTCCGACGCGGCAACCGAAGAAGCCGCGGAGCTAAAGCGTCAGGCCGAGGAGGGGCTCGCACGGCGCCTGCAGGTTCATGGCCTGTCGCCCGGCACGACGGAAGAGGAATACCACAAGCGCCTCGCCTTCGAGATCGACGTCATCAACCGCATGAACTATGCGGGCTACTTTCTGATCGTTTCCGACTTCATCAAATGGGCCAAGGCCCATGATATTCCGGTCGGTCCGGGCCGCGGCTCCGGCGCCGGCTCGCTGGTCGCCTACGCGCTCACCATCACCGACCTCGATCCGATTCGCTTTGGGCTACTATTCGAGCGCTTCCTCAATCCCGAGCGCGTCTCGATGCCGGACTTCGATATCGACTTCTGCCAGGACCGCCGCGGCGAGGTGATCGATTACGTGCAGCAGCGCTATGGCCGCGATCAGGTGGCCCAGATCATCACGTTCGGAACGCTGCAGGCGAGGGGCGTGCTACGCGACGTCGGCCGCGTGCTGCAGATGCCCTACGGGCAGGTCGACAAGCTCACAAAACTGGTGCCGCAAAATCCTGCCGCGCCGGTGACGCTGGCGCAGGCGATCGAGGGTGAACCCAAGCTGCAGGCGTTCCGCGACGAGGACCCGGTGGTCGCGCGCGCCTTCGACATCGCCCAGCGCCTCGAAGGACTGACCCGCCACGCCTCGACTCACGCCGCCGGCATCGTGATCGGCGACCGACCTTTAAGCGAGCTGGTGCCGCTCTATCGCGATCCCAAATCCGACATGCCGGTGACCCAGTTCAACATGAAATGGGTCGAGCCGGCCGGACTGGTGAAGTTCGACTTCCTCGGCCTGAAGACACTGACCGTGCTCGACGTCGCGGTGAAGCTGCTCAAACAGCGCAACATCCATGTCGATCTGGCGACGCTGCCGATCGATGATGCGCCGAGTTACCAGATGCTGGCGCGGGGCGACGTGGTCGGCGTGTTCCAGGTGGAAAGCCAGGGCATGCGGCGCGCGCTGATCGACATGCGCCCCGACCGGTTCGAGGACATCATCGCGCTGGTGGCGCTCTATCGCCCGGGTCCGATGGCCAACATCCCGACCTATTGCGCGCGCAAGCATGGCGACGAGGAGCCGGAATATCTGCATCCGATCCTGGAGCCGATCCTGAAAGAGACGTTCGGCGTCATCATCTATCAAGAACAGGTGATGCAGATCGCGCAGGTGATGGCCGGCTATTCGCTCGGCGACGCCGACCTGCTGCGCCGCGCGATGGGCAAGAAGATCCGCGCGGAGATGGAAAAGCAACGCGCGATCTTTGTCGCCGGCGCGGTCAAGAATGGCGTGCCGAAGGGGCAGGCGGACACGATATTCGAACTGCTCGCCAAGTTTGCCGACTACGGCTTCAACAAGAGCCACGCCGCGGCTTACGCGCTGGTGTCCTACCACACCGCCTACATGAAGGCGCATTACCCGGTGGAATTCTTGGCGGCGTCGATGACGCTCGAACTCAACAACACCGACAAGCTTTCGGAATTTCGCGCCGAGGCGCAGCGTCTCGGCATCAAGGTCGAGGCGCCGAACATCAACCGCTCGGGCGCCACTTTCGAGGTCGGCGAGAAGACCATCTACTATGCGCTGGCCGCGCTGAAGGGCGTCGGCCTGCAGGCCGTCGAGCAGATCGTGGAGGAGCGCAAGAAGGGCGCGTTTACCTCGCTTGCGGACTTCGCCGCCCGCGTCAATCCGCGTGCGATCAACAAGCGTGTCATCGAAAGCCTGGCCGCGGCCGGCGCATTCGACACGCTCGAGTCCAATCGCGCCCGTGTCTTTGCCGGGGCGGACGCGATTCTCGCCGCCTGTCAGCGCAGCCATGAGGCCGCAACGATCGGTCAGAACGACATGTTCGGCAATGCTGCCGACGCGCCGACCATCATGCTGCCGCAGATCGAGCCGTGGTTGCCGGCCGAAAAACTCCGCCGCGAATACGACGCCGTCGGCTTCTTCCTGTCCGGCCACCCGCTCGACGACTACGCGACCGTGCTGAAGCGGCTGCGGGTGCAGTCCTGGGCGGAATTCTCCCGTGCCGTGAAGACCGGCGCGACCGCGGGCAGGGTTGCGGCCACCGTGGTGTCGCGCATGGAGCGCCGCACCAAGACCGGCAACAAGATGGGCATCATGGGCCTGTCAGACCCGACCGGACATTTCGAGGCGGTGCTGTTTTCCGAAGGCCTGGCGCAATATCGCGACGTGCTGGAGCCGGGGGCGGCCGTGTTGCTGCAGCTCGGCGCCGAGTTGCAGGGCGAGGATGTGCGCGCGCGGGTGCTGCATGCCGAGCCGCTGGATGACGCCGCGGCCAAGACCCAAAAGGGCCTGCGGATATTCGTTCGCGACACCAAGCCGCTGGATTCGATCGCAAGACGGCTCAACATGCCGGAAGCATCGGCGCAAAACGGTCCGGGCAAGGGCCTGCCGGCGAAGCCTGCGCCCGCGCCATCTGGCGGCGCCGATGGCGACGTCTCGCTCGTCATCATGCTCGATCTGCAGACCGAGGTGGAGATGAAGCTGCCGGGCCGTTTCAAGGTCTCGCCGCAGATCGCGGGCGCGATCAAGGCGGTTGCCGGCGTCGTGGATGTGCAGACGCTGTAG
- a CDS encoding CBS domain-containing protein, translated as MKVKDAMHKGVDWVNPDTPITEIAKLMREHDIGCIPIGEDDKLIGMVTDRDIVCKGLANGKFDPSRAQARDVMTEGIHCCREDDDLAKAVHHMEALQVRRLPVINKNKRMVGMISLGDVGRLAPNDLLAGCVKSVSAHH; from the coding sequence ATGAAAGTCAAAGACGCGATGCACAAGGGCGTCGACTGGGTCAATCCCGACACCCCCATTACCGAAATCGCGAAGCTGATGCGCGAACATGACATCGGCTGCATTCCGATCGGAGAGGACGACAAGCTGATCGGGATGGTGACCGATCGCGACATCGTCTGCAAAGGGCTTGCGAACGGCAAGTTCGACCCCAGCCGCGCGCAGGCGCGCGACGTCATGACCGAAGGCATCCACTGCTGCCGCGAGGACGACGACCTCGCCAAGGCCGTCCATCATATGGAGGCGCTGCAGGTTCGCAGGCTGCCGGTGATCAACAAGAACAAGCGAATGGTCGGCATGATCAGCCTCGGCGACGTCGGCCGCTTGGCGCCCAATGATTTACTGGCCGGGTGCGTGAAGAGCGTTTCCGCCCATCACTGA
- a CDS encoding FHA domain-containing protein, whose product MIWVEVLSRHRDIAARFRIAAPEARIGRGYDNDVIIDDPYVAAQHLRVFRDEAGQLVAEDLGSANGTFLDGGRNRLARIVVDGKQPIRIGQTWLRIREIHHEVERERVAPPEWRTLPIAAVAALGASLLGLSALQIWLAQTAELRASSYLTPLLWIVATILVWAGVWALLSRIFSGSSHLLRNLLITLAGGLAFSLYHEFARVFAFAWTWSGASTYQYVATWSILAATCFLHLREVGRTRLKLKGAIVVALLVTAIAFQTLQRSEAFSDYGRQYTTHQLMPPAFRAVQLTEQNVFFGEIANLKTRLDSDRVHARPNETIQ is encoded by the coding sequence ATGATCTGGGTAGAAGTACTGTCGCGTCACCGCGATATTGCCGCGCGTTTCCGGATCGCCGCTCCAGAGGCGCGCATCGGCCGCGGCTATGACAACGACGTCATCATCGACGACCCCTATGTTGCCGCACAGCATCTGCGCGTTTTCCGTGACGAGGCCGGGCAACTTGTTGCCGAGGATCTGGGCAGCGCCAACGGCACGTTTCTCGACGGCGGCCGCAACCGGCTCGCGCGCATCGTCGTTGACGGCAAACAGCCGATTCGTATCGGCCAAACCTGGCTGCGCATTCGCGAGATCCACCATGAGGTCGAACGCGAACGCGTGGCCCCGCCGGAGTGGCGGACCTTGCCGATCGCCGCGGTCGCAGCGCTCGGCGCGTCGCTGTTGGGACTGAGCGCGCTTCAGATCTGGCTCGCCCAGACGGCCGAGTTGCGGGCTTCGAGCTATCTCACCCCGCTGCTTTGGATCGTCGCCACGATCCTCGTGTGGGCTGGCGTATGGGCGCTGCTGTCGCGAATATTTTCCGGCAGCTCGCATCTCTTGCGCAACCTGCTCATCACGCTGGCGGGCGGCCTTGCTTTCTCGCTCTACCACGAGTTTGCCCGGGTTTTTGCGTTTGCGTGGACCTGGTCCGGGGCCAGCACGTACCAATACGTTGCGACGTGGTCGATCCTGGCCGCCACGTGCTTCCTGCATCTGCGCGAGGTAGGCCGAACCCGGCTGAAGCTGAAGGGCGCCATCGTGGTCGCGCTGCTCGTTACGGCGATTGCGTTCCAGACCTTGCAGCGGTCCGAGGCTTTTTCCGACTACGGGCGGCAATACACCACGCACCAGCTCATGCCGCCTGCGTTCCGTGCGGTCCAGCTCACTGAGCAAAACGTATTCTTTGGCGAGATCGCCAATCTCAAAACCAGGCTCGACAGCGATCGCGTGCATGCCAGGCCAAACGAGACGATCCAGTAG
- a CDS encoding aminoacyl-tRNA deacylase, translated as MTVAPTLQKYLDQSVTYDLIPHAPTKSSTRTAEACHVPGDALAKAVVLRRDGGYMMAVLPASHHLHMSALRSQLGHKVDLASEKEIAELFVDCDIGAIPPVGECYGLDVIVDDSIDARRDIYMEGGDHSTLIRMDGDQFAKLTAKAWRGHFSTHD; from the coding sequence ATGACCGTCGCCCCGACCCTGCAGAAATACCTGGATCAGAGCGTCACCTACGACCTGATCCCTCATGCTCCCACGAAGTCATCGACGCGTACAGCGGAAGCCTGCCACGTGCCGGGCGACGCGCTGGCCAAGGCCGTCGTGCTGCGCCGTGACGGCGGCTACATGATGGCCGTTCTTCCGGCCTCCCATCACCTGCATATGTCGGCGCTGAGAAGTCAGCTCGGCCACAAGGTCGACCTGGCGAGCGAGAAGGAGATCGCGGAGCTGTTTGTCGACTGCGACATTGGAGCCATCCCGCCGGTTGGCGAGTGCTATGGGCTCGATGTCATCGTCGACGACAGTATCGACGCACGACGGGACATCTACATGGAAGGCGGCGATCATTCGACGCTGATCCGCATGGACGGCGACCAGTTCGCCAAACTGACGGCGAAGGCCTGGCGCGGCCACTTCAGCACGCACGATTGA
- a CDS encoding 30S ribosomal protein S2 gives MALPDFSMRQLLEAGVHFGHQSHRWNPKMADYIFGARNNIHIIDLAQTVPMLHRALQAVSDTVAKGGRILFVGTKRQAQDGVAEAAKRSAQYFVNSRWLGGTLTNWKTISGSIKRLRHLDEVLSSGEANSYTKKERLTLQRERDKLDRSLGGIKDMGGLPDMIFVIDTNKEDIAIQEAQRLNIPVAAIVDTNSDPKGITYVVPGNDDAGRAISLYCDLVARAAIDGISRAQGESGIDIGAAVQPVREEIPTAPETSGFQGLAGPRGTADNLKKLTGVSGTIEKKLNDLGIFHYWQLAELDHDTAHKIGEEVGLPSRADAWVAQAKALTAEAE, from the coding sequence ATGGCGCTACCCGATTTTTCCATGCGTCAGCTCTTGGAAGCTGGCGTCCACTTTGGCCACCAATCGCACCGCTGGAATCCGAAGATGGCGGATTACATTTTCGGTGCTCGCAACAACATCCACATCATCGATCTCGCCCAGACTGTGCCGATGCTGCATCGCGCGCTGCAGGCGGTGTCGGATACCGTCGCCAAGGGCGGCCGCATCCTGTTCGTCGGCACCAAGCGCCAGGCGCAGGACGGCGTTGCCGAGGCGGCCAAGCGCTCGGCGCAGTATTTCGTCAATTCGCGCTGGCTCGGCGGCACGCTGACCAACTGGAAGACGATTTCGGGCTCGATCAAGCGGCTGCGTCACCTTGATGAGGTGCTGTCTTCAGGCGAGGCCAACTCCTACACCAAGAAGGAGCGACTGACGCTGCAGCGTGAGCGCGACAAGCTCGACCGCTCGCTCGGTGGTATCAAGGACATGGGCGGTCTTCCCGACATGATCTTCGTGATCGACACCAATAAGGAAGACATCGCGATCCAGGAAGCGCAGCGTCTCAACATTCCCGTTGCCGCGATCGTCGACACCAACTCCGATCCCAAGGGCATCACCTATGTGGTGCCGGGCAATGACGACGCCGGCCGCGCCATTTCGCTGTATTGCGACCTGGTGGCCCGCGCCGCCATCGACGGCATTTCGCGCGCCCAGGGCGAGTCCGGCATCGACATCGGCGCCGCCGTTCAGCCGGTCCGCGAGGAAATTCCGACCGCGCCGGAAACTTCAGGCTTCCAGGGGCTGGCTGGTCCGCGCGGCACCGCCGACAATCTCAAGAAGCTCACCGGCGTGTCGGGCACGATCGAGAAGAAGCTCAACGACCTCGGCATCTTCCATTATTGGCAGCTTGCCGAACTCGACCACGACACCGCGCACAAGATCGGTGAAGAGGTTGGTCTTCCGAGCCGGGCCGATGCCTGGGTCGCCCAGGCCAAGGCG
- a CDS encoding caspase domain-containing protein has product MRVTRSLSILSVCLVAMSGLAGHLSSAAAQQQEKRIALVVGNAAYAKSPLATTANDAGLIAQTLQAAGFDVIGARDLDGDTLRKSFRDFIRKAESSGPDTVAMVYLAGYGLQLAGENYFVPVDSAINRDADIPTEALRTGDYMRQLASLPLKAGIVVLDAARQQPFVDGQIASGLALVEADPRMLIAFNAAPGTVAPTEQGPYGIYAQSLAEMIRTGGLPLPEVFNRVRLRVNEASKGAQVPWDSQKIDASFTFFERAPDAPAPAPPDQVAAVRDKPIRDLGVQEAYAAALERDTLQAYEDFLAAHASDPLAKRVRAIVAARREAITWRRTYRADTPNAYWSYLQRYPRGPHAADARRRLAILTAPLEPPPTFEVIEYDVPPPPPDEFIYVDRPVLAFFDPEFDFVPPPPAPVYYLPPPPEDFVVLEPPPPPIGLFILPQPIFVPIPVYVRPPRYVAPPPNNIIFANIHNRAVINNVINRPPQPALPAAGLGDRATRRPGSPAAAAAVRPGQGSATPTLPPAVAQRATLIQQGKAPVPPSATINPAVRTGLPGAPAGPTRRPNATQPANAPGALPSTQPSPRNALPVPGAKGAPAAPPSAAVSPGAVNPSARLAPGAPRPGSAAPATPGAAAGPRPAIGATAPPASAGQQQRAAVPPPSAAAPPKPTATVAPRPQPQPELRRAPPPSAAHVARPPPPPAARVAPSAPPPRMAAPPPPARMAAPSPPPRMAAPPPPPPRMAAPPPPRMAAPPPPPRMAAPPPPPRMAAPPPPPPRMAAPPPPRPAPPAPPAAAAARACPPGARC; this is encoded by the coding sequence ATGCGGGTAACAAGAAGTTTGTCGATCCTCTCGGTGTGCCTCGTCGCGATGTCCGGGCTGGCCGGTCATTTGAGCTCCGCCGCTGCGCAACAACAGGAAAAGCGCATCGCGCTGGTGGTCGGCAATGCCGCCTATGCGAAATCGCCGCTGGCAACCACGGCCAACGATGCCGGACTGATCGCCCAAACCTTGCAGGCGGCGGGATTCGACGTGATCGGCGCCCGCGACCTCGATGGCGACACGCTGCGCAAGAGTTTCCGCGACTTCATCCGGAAGGCCGAAAGCTCGGGGCCGGACACGGTCGCGATGGTTTATCTGGCCGGCTATGGGCTGCAATTGGCCGGCGAGAACTATTTCGTGCCGGTCGATTCCGCGATCAATCGCGATGCCGATATTCCGACCGAGGCGTTGCGAACCGGCGACTACATGCGCCAACTCGCCTCGCTGCCGCTGAAGGCCGGAATCGTCGTGCTGGACGCGGCGCGGCAGCAGCCGTTCGTCGATGGGCAGATCGCGAGCGGCCTCGCTCTGGTCGAGGCCGATCCGCGCATGCTGATCGCTTTCAATGCGGCGCCCGGCACCGTGGCGCCGACCGAGCAGGGACCGTACGGCATTTACGCCCAGTCGTTGGCCGAGATGATCCGGACCGGTGGATTGCCGCTGCCGGAGGTCTTCAATCGCGTACGGCTCCGCGTCAACGAAGCGAGCAAGGGCGCGCAGGTACCCTGGGACAGCCAGAAGATCGACGCTAGCTTCACGTTCTTCGAGCGCGCTCCCGATGCGCCGGCTCCGGCACCGCCCGATCAGGTCGCCGCTGTCAGGGACAAGCCGATCCGCGATCTCGGCGTGCAGGAAGCCTATGCTGCAGCGCTGGAGCGCGACACGTTGCAGGCCTACGAGGATTTCCTCGCCGCCCACGCGAGCGATCCGCTGGCGAAGCGGGTGAGGGCGATTGTGGCGGCGCGGCGTGAAGCGATCACCTGGCGCCGTACCTATCGCGCCGACACCCCGAACGCCTATTGGTCGTATCTGCAGCGCTACCCGCGCGGGCCTCATGCGGCCGACGCGCGCCGCCGGCTGGCCATTCTCACCGCGCCGCTCGAGCCGCCGCCGACATTTGAAGTCATCGAATACGACGTGCCGCCGCCGCCACCGGACGAGTTTATCTATGTCGATCGTCCGGTTCTGGCCTTCTTCGATCCCGAGTTCGATTTTGTCCCGCCGCCACCTGCGCCAGTCTACTACCTGCCGCCGCCGCCGGAGGATTTCGTGGTGCTGGAGCCGCCACCGCCGCCGATCGGCCTGTTCATCCTGCCGCAGCCGATCTTTGTGCCGATACCGGTCTATGTGAGGCCGCCGCGCTATGTGGCGCCGCCGCCGAACAACATCATCTTTGCCAACATCCACAATCGGGCCGTCATCAACAACGTCATCAATAGGCCGCCGCAGCCCGCTTTGCCTGCGGCGGGACTTGGCGATAGGGCCACCCGACGCCCCGGCTCCCCGGCGGCGGCGGCGGCGGTTAGGCCGGGCCAGGGGAGCGCCACGCCGACGCTGCCGCCTGCCGTGGCGCAACGGGCCACCTTGATCCAGCAGGGCAAAGCGCCGGTGCCGCCGAGCGCCACGATCAATCCCGCCGTGAGAACTGGTTTGCCCGGCGCTCCGGCGGGACCGACCCGAAGGCCGAACGCGACCCAACCGGCGAACGCGCCAGGCGCGCTGCCTTCGACACAGCCTTCGCCGCGCAATGCCCTGCCAGTTCCAGGCGCGAAGGGGGCGCCAGCCGCGCCTCCCAGCGCTGCGGTGTCACCGGGGGCAGTCAATCCGAGCGCGAGGCTTGCGCCGGGAGCGCCCCGTCCGGGATCAGCCGCGCCGGCAACGCCCGGCGCGGCTGCAGGCCCCAGGCCAGCCATCGGGGCGACTGCTCCGCCGGCTTCGGCTGGCCAACAGCAAAGGGCGGCCGTGCCACCACCCAGCGCCGCCGCGCCACCAAAGCCGACCGCTACGGTTGCCCCGAGACCTCAACCGCAGCCGGAATTGCGGCGAGCCCCGCCGCCGTCGGCGGCGCATGTGGCAAGGCCCCCACCGCCGCCGGCAGCTCGCGTCGCCCCGTCGGCTCCGCCGCCGCGAATGGCTGCGCCGCCTCCACCGGCGAGGATGGCCGCGCCATCACCTCCGCCAAGGATGGCAGCACCACCGCCGCCACCCCCACGTATGGCGGCGCCGCCGCCTCCGCGTATGGCGGCGCCACCGCCGCCGCCACGGATGGCAGCTCCACCGCCGCCGCCGCGGATGGCTGCGCCACCGCCACCGCCGCCGCGGATGGCTGCGCCACCCCCGCCGCGTCCAGCGCCACCGGCGCCACCGGCGGCAGCGGCGGCGAGGGCGTGTCCGCCGGGTGCTCGATGCTGA
- a CDS encoding S1C family serine protease has product MAARRGRRRAHLRSRRAYTPRLLQIRTLVADAGQQASIGSGFLVSADGLAITNYHVISQAVLEPKTFRLEYTAADGGRGELSVVAVDLPNDLAIVRLAKHDAPFFTFDSAAMEGAPSKGERLYSMGNPLDLGFTIVEGTYNGLVDRTYNDRVHFSGALNPGMSGGPTVSAEGQVVGVNVATRRGGQLLSFLVPARYAAALLQRVREQKTPPDLRAEVGRQLAAWQSALYRSFAEKGFRSTALGPYLAPETVAPWFNCWANTNAGATPRPRASINSINCKADTGLYVAPDLNTGAIQIDHSYVKATDLNQFQLATLLTQMSQPRLVGGGPFRKWYTPQRCHEDFVGAAAASDHPPLRVIWCAQAYREFEGLYDVALIAVTQDQASEALVSRLSLQAVAYDDAVALGKRFLQSVQSSK; this is encoded by the coding sequence ATGGCGGCACGGCGTGGACGGCGCAGGGCGCATCTTCGATCGCGGAGGGCATATACGCCGCGACTGCTGCAGATTCGGACGCTGGTCGCGGATGCAGGACAGCAGGCGTCGATCGGCTCCGGCTTCCTGGTGTCCGCCGACGGGCTGGCGATCACCAATTACCACGTGATTTCGCAGGCCGTACTCGAGCCGAAAACCTTTCGGCTCGAGTATACCGCGGCCGACGGCGGTCGCGGAGAGCTCAGCGTGGTGGCCGTAGATCTGCCAAACGACCTCGCGATCGTTCGCCTTGCCAAGCATGACGCTCCATTTTTCACCTTCGACAGCGCCGCAATGGAAGGCGCGCCTTCCAAGGGCGAGCGCCTGTATTCCATGGGCAACCCGCTCGACCTCGGATTCACGATCGTCGAAGGCACCTATAACGGCTTGGTAGACCGCACCTACAATGATCGTGTGCACTTCAGTGGCGCGCTCAACCCGGGCATGAGTGGCGGCCCGACCGTTTCCGCCGAGGGACAGGTGGTTGGCGTCAATGTCGCCACCCGCAGGGGCGGCCAACTTCTCAGCTTTCTGGTCCCGGCGCGCTATGCGGCGGCGCTGCTGCAGCGGGTGCGCGAGCAGAAAACCCCGCCGGATCTGCGGGCCGAGGTCGGACGACAACTCGCCGCCTGGCAGTCGGCCCTCTACAGATCGTTTGCCGAGAAAGGATTTCGTTCGACCGCGCTCGGGCCGTATCTGGCCCCCGAGACGGTCGCGCCCTGGTTCAATTGCTGGGCGAATACCAATGCGGGCGCCACGCCCAGGCCGCGCGCCAGCATCAATTCGATCAACTGCAAGGCCGATACCGGCCTGTATGTCGCTCCCGACCTGAACACGGGAGCGATCCAGATCGATCATTCCTACGTCAAGGCCACCGATCTCAATCAGTTCCAGCTTGCAACCCTTCTGACGCAGATGAGTCAGCCGCGGCTTGTCGGCGGCGGCCCGTTCCGCAAGTGGTATACGCCGCAGCGCTGCCACGAGGATTTTGTCGGTGCCGCGGCGGCGTCGGACCACCCACCGCTCAGGGTTATCTGGTGCGCGCAGGCCTATCGTGAATTCGAAGGGCTCTACGACGTGGCCCTGATCGCCGTGACCCAGGACCAGGCCAGCGAGGCATTGGTCTCGCGATTGAGCCTTCAGGCCGTGGCCTATGACGACGCCGTGGCGCTCGGCAAGCGCTTCCTTCAATCGGTGCAGTCGAGCAAATGA